One Leptidea sinapis chromosome 32, ilLepSina1.1, whole genome shotgun sequence genomic region harbors:
- the LOC126974570 gene encoding protein atonal-like produces MATETYGHRFAYSEKDMISSDLMLEYSTEEYLYWPRSPDSGRSSLEPTPSLDGSQESTHIAYRGLPNDILEDSEELDLEGSGKRRGRATSAAVLRRRRLAANARERRRMQNLNKAFDRLRGHLPSLGADRQLSKYETLQMAQTYIAALYELLQ; encoded by the coding sequence ATGGCAACCGAAACTTACGGCCACCGCTTTGCGTATTCCGAAAAGGACATGATCTCGTCTGACCTGATGTTAGAATATTCGACTGAAGAGTATTTATATTGGCCAAGGTCACCTGATTCGGGCCGATCAAGTTTGGAACCCACTCCATCTCTAGATGGAAGTCAAGAGTCAACCCATATCGCTTACAGAGGATTACCGAACGATATTCTAGAAGATTCCGAGGAGTTGGATCTCGAAGGTTCTGGAAAGAGGCGTGGTAGAGCTACCAGTGCTGCAGTTTTAAGGAGGCGTAGATTAGCTGCTAATGCCAGGGAAAGAAGACGAATGCAGAACTTGAATAAGGCGTTTGATAGACTTCGGGGACACCTGCCTTCCTTAGGAGCTGATCGCCAGCTCTCCAAATACGAGACTCTACAAATGGCTCAAACATATATTGCAGCTCTCTATGAACTTTTACAATAG